In Zingiber officinale cultivar Zhangliang chromosome 8B, Zo_v1.1, whole genome shotgun sequence, a single genomic region encodes these proteins:
- the LOC122014149 gene encoding uncharacterized protein LOC122014149, producing MIDDDGGLAANQNDCRGSYYNSGHELVVGLDTKKERLGYVKPSLPEAFAARTHCRNNSLPLRNSSLPLFTTVAVAVAGLLSTSRNSPPPAVGILSTSLHRPLPAARLHSASPHSPSSATRLPSISPYHRTTARVSKPFVNHSTLYIKPKAQSQRKCEWSYMACGIFIGKRIHI from the exons ATGATTGATGACGATGGTGGTTTGGCTGCCAACCAAAACGATTGTAGAGGATCATACTACAATAGTGGCCATGAGCTGGTTGTTGGGCTCGACACCAAGAAAG AACGCTTAGGTTATGTTAAGCCTTCGCTGCCCGAAGCCTTCGCCGCCCGAACCCATTGCCGCAACAACTCCTTGCCTCTCCGTAATAGCTCTCTGCCTCTCTTCACTACCGTCGCCGTCGCCGTTGCCGGACTCCTCTCTACCTCTCGGAACTCACCGCCACCAGCCGTAGGGATCCTCTCCACCTCTCTGCACCGACCATTGCCGGCCGCACGACTCCACTCTGCCTCTCCGCACTCGCCGTCGTCTGCTACAAGACTTCCTTCCATCTCTCCGTATCATAGGACCACAGCAAGAGTAAGCAAGCCCTTTGTTAACCACTCCACACTCTACATCAAGCCAAAAGCTCAAAGCCAAAG GAAATGCGAATGGAGTTATATGGCTTGTGGTATATTTATAGGCAAAAGGATACATATATAA